A region of the Lycium barbarum isolate Lr01 chromosome 1, ASM1917538v2, whole genome shotgun sequence genome:
tcaaaagtcttcctttcaatcttaaactttgtgtccagtcaaatagcgccacataaattgaaatagagagaGTACTATACTGCGTAATTAATAAGATGTGCAGCCAGTAATTATACAATAATTTCCAAACACACTCTAAAATAAGGGAGAAAAATATCCGTTCACAAGGTTTAGGAATAAGGACAATTAAACCATAAAATCAAAGTGAGGAAAGAAAATGATCTTCAACTTGTATATACATTGCAAAGAAGTCCATCAACAGTCTCCCTACAaatttattgatgttgttttCCAAGTCAATTTCCTCTATCTTTTTCCGTTTTGCACCTTGTGGATATTAACGGCATCATCAAGAAGTCGGGACATAGTGAAAATACAAAGCATATAAAAATGGGCAAAGAACAATGGACTAGCAAGTTTAAGAGGATGTCCGACCCTATCCTCAAGGCGGAGCTAAAGGGTGGAAGGGATTCATCCGTACCCCCTTTGTCGCAAAATTCCACTGCATATTCAAGGTCAAAATATAGAAGATGTTGAACCCTCTTGTGAAAATCCTGTCTCCACCACTGCGCTTCCTGGTTACCTGCTTCATCCATGTGCAGTATATCAAAGGCTGAGTAAAAGGAAAATTGAATGAAAATATGATAAAAAGAAAACTATCCAACACAAACATAAGTACAATGTTAGCATGCAATTCAAGACAGAGATCTCAGAtcaagaagaaaacatatatTTGCTACCAATGATTGGAATATCCTTAAATATGAAGTACCCTGAGAAAGAAAGTTGAATTTTCAGTTAATTTCTGAAAAGCTCCTTCACTAGAAGTTATACTTTGAATCTAGCACCATATTTGGTAGAAACTTTTTATGTTTTACAAAAGAACCTCAACCAGAGCAAGTTAAGAAGCCCACTCCCTAGTGATGACAACAAGAAACCATATCAAGCCAAACTATCCAAGAAAAGTTGATAAATTAGGCAATGTGTTGCTGAACCAATGATCACCAACAAGAGGATCAAAGTTTTTCAATACATTCCTACTCTTACAAAACAACTTAATGGCCTAGTAATAGTACTATAGTTACAGCATAACTTAAAATTCTACAGTAGGATAGTGCATTCTCCCTGATGAAACACAGGACATATAACTGTTTGTCTATTTCCCAAGCTATTCAGTTTGCAGTAAGTTTTTACTGATAATATTAAGTAGGAGACTTCTCTTTGCTTGTTTCTCCTGCAAACATGATGCATGAAAATAATAAAACTATGATAACATATTGACTCAGAAAAGAAAGAGCTATGATCACATAACGACCTGGTCAACGTCAAAAATCACTAAGAGCAGGCCTACTAACCTTCTTGCTAGCAACTTCAAAAGTTGACGCGACTTTTAGCGACTAAATATCTGGAGGATAGATGACAAGTTTAAACACATTGTCCTTGATAATGCCTTTTAGTTTCTCCTGCTGTATAGTCCTGGCAGAATCTGCAGCAGCGGGAGTGGGCCAATAGAGCTCCATATTCTGGAGTGAAGGCACCTCCACTAAACCAAAGGGGATTTCTTTTAGGCTTGAGCAGTGTTTAAGAATAACTTGTTGCAGTCTAGGGAAGTGATGGCCTGCAGCATTCCAGTATTCCAAATTCGTCCTTCCAATATGCAAGACCCGAAGCAGACGGAAGCCTCCATCAAGCGGTTCCCACTGTGTTCCCTTAAAAGCAAAGTCTTTTAGTTTCAACACTTCAAGATTTGGCAGCATACCTAGTGTAGATATATGGCTCCAATCAAGAAAGGTGTCTGATAAAGTCAGCTTCTTCAGGTTCGACGGGAACTTGTACGATTGGGGAAGATTGGGTATTTGACATTGGGATGGGGAAAGGGGAAATGTGTCATTAAGCAACTTCAGAGTCTCCAGGTTGTCCAATCTCGCAAGATTATCGAACAAGCTTGAGTCTCCATTTGTTGCCACAAGTGTTGCTAACTTCCCACGAATTCCTAGCTTCCTTAGACCAGGAGTTCGTGCTAATATATTTTCTTTACAACAATCAGGCAAAACAGTGGAAATGGTCTGGATGTTTCTTCTTACAAATGGATCCTCATTATCCTTCCGCGTTTTGGCTGGAGGACCACGTAAACAGCTCAAACCACTGGTGTACAAGTGTTTGAATTGGGACATTTTCCATATATCCACTTGAATGTCAAGCTCACGTGACGTCGTTCCGACAATTAGCGTCTCAAGGTTCCAAAGTTTAGAGATTGATGCAGGAAGCACCCTGAAATTTCCAGAAAGAGCTATATATCTCAAGTGAACTAGCTGCACTATCTCATTTGGAAACCTTGGAAAATTGATATGCTTCAAGTCCAATACCCGTACCAATCTAAAAGCCTCATGGATGAAAGATGAATGTTCACGAGGCACGTCCATTTCTTCCAAGGCAAAACACAAGAAAGAACGAACATTTGGACCAGAAGGCCTTGAAGTTATGAAGTCCATAAAATGTGAATGCACGCAAAGACGACGATGATATTTGGAAATCGAGCTCAAAGAAGAATGAGTTTGAGAAGATCCTTTGATcacctccaagaatttctcctCTGAACCCATCTTTACACTCAAATCTCGCAACATATCATGAATGCGACAAGTCTTGATTCGCCCATTGGCCCTCTTCTTTGCGACCAAAACTAAATTTCTATCAACAAGATCCTCAAGATATTCTTCTGCTGTATCCTCCAAGCATTCTTGCCCCATTTTCTGTATGAATCCTTCACTAGTCCATAATCTGAGTAATTTCCACACAGGAATTTCAAAGTCTTCTGGAAAGACCCCGAAATAGATGAAGCACACTTTCAAGTGATCAGGTAAATGCTTATAACTCAGTGCTAGAACATCCATGCATTGCTTTGGATCCCTTGCAACATATGAACTAACATCATTAGCAACTTTCTTCCACCAGTCAcgtgttctttctttctttaagaGAAGACCTGAGACTACAACAATTGCAAGCGGTAGCCCATAGCATTTTTTGGCAATTTGTTGTCCAATTTCTTCTAGCTCTAAGGGGCAGTTTCCTTTGCGGAAAACCTTCTTTGTGAGGAGCTCCCAACTTTCTTCCTCAGTTAGAAAACGTAAATGATGAGGAGGGCCTTCAGGGTTAGCATGCAATGCAACCTCTGTGTTTCGAGTGGTTAACAATATTCTGCTCCCACTAGCTGTCTTTGGGAAAGCCATTTTGAGGTCATCCCAAGCCTCTATTGTCCAAACATCATCGATGACAACAAGGTATCTCTTGCTTCTCAAATGACTAAACAGCTCTACGGCCAACTTTTCATCATTCATTTTATACATTTCATCTGTGATGAGACTTAAGGAGTCTAAAATTCCAAGAAAGACCTCCTTTCGACTATACTGCTGAGACACATAAATCCATGCACGGTTATAGAAGTGGTAttcaacagaaggatctgtataAACCTTTTTAGCTAGTGTTGTTTTGCCCAGGCCTCCCATCCTGACAATTGAGACGATCTCTAACTCCTCTGACCCTTTAGTAAGTCGACTCCTTATCGTCTTAGCCTCTTCATCTAAGCCCaccacattttcttcttccaccATCGGAACTCTTTTTTGTGGTGGACTTCTATGAGAAGACTCTCCACCATGTAGGTTTTGAATCCCAAACATCTTCTTGTCATAAATCTCCTTCACCTTTACCTTGATCGATTCAATTTCCTTTGCAACATTCCGGAGGCTTGATGAGTGATCCAATACGTGAAAGACTCTCCTGACAGTGCTCCTAGCCTTTTGCATCGCTGCATTAGTCACGAACGTGTCAATTATATCCTCTGCCTCATAAGCCACAATGGTGATTTGGCTTACCAACTCTCTGACATATTCATACTCACTGCGCTTCTCTCGAGAGTCCTTAAGAAAAGCTTTCATCAAACTGAGCTCTCTATGAAGAGACTCAACTTGATCCTTTACTCCTGAAAGCAAATCCACATGATAAAGGAGTAGTTGTTTCAAATTTAACAAGAGAAATTCGACAACAGCATCAGCCATCTCTCGCTAACGTGCTTACTCTCCCTGAAGGTATCTGAAAGTGCAAGAAGCTGAGAATTAATTTCAGTCAAACAGATAACACAGATGTATTCTATTTGTAGGAAAACAAATAAGTATATCAGGCActaaaatatatatacaatgtatatatatatatatatatatatatatatatatattgttcagTGCTGTAATTGACCAATATGATTCTCTGAAACAACTATTATTTCTCCTCCATACAAGGCTCAAAgctctaagaaaattttggctcTTAGTAAGTGCATGACTCACTTCCATAGACCAATATGATGCTCCAAAACAACAATTGCTTCTCCTCCATACAAGCCTCAAAAATTTAAGAACATTTTGACtcttaataattttaaaaatttccTTGAAAATCTTAACTTCTAGGATGAAGGTCGAAATTTGCTTTTGTACTATCTGAAATTGCTCAATTTCTTTAGCAAATCTGCCTTATATTTTTACCTTTAACGGAGTTCCAGCGTGAAATGAGTGGACTTCTCTTTTGATTATGGTTTAAAACTACCTTCAAATTGAAGCTCAGTCCGGGGTTAAGGGAAAAAAATGAACTTTAACCTAACCATGACTCGGGAGGGTAATTTTAGACCAAAAGTTTAACCGACATTAGCATAATTTATCTGATGAAGTTACTAGTTTAATTACTGGGTAAACAGTTAGATTTATCTAGATTCTCACCACAGAACATAATTTATACCAGAAGAAAATTAAAAATTAGACTGTTTAAAACAACTTTCAATTGAGAATATAGAAGAGATGAAGCTCAGATCCTTCTTTTATGAGATAATGGTCAAAGacacacctgaactatcactttttcgaGAGTATCACACATCAACTATCTGCTATTCCCTTTTTCTACCAAAGTATCACCATCTACTCTATTTCCCACCTGAACagctgaactatcaccatctatgtattaaaacacacctagttgactagatggtgatagttcaggtaggaaggAGACAACTGCTAGTTGGCCAAATCAGCTTCGAAGTgtattttaatacatagatggtgatagttcacaGGGGCAATTTTATAGCCTAAATTTGGGGCACGTGAACCCATGGTCTCTCCGTAAAActagatattttatgtatatattttctaaaattggtataatattaTCTACTGGAACCCATGCTACAAGGGTAAATGGTGCACTTAGTCGAATGTTGAGTTGTTTACCTAGAGGACTAAGGATCAATTCCCgcttaatacattttttttttttagtggtgcACCCATATTCTCGAAATCCTACATTCGCCTCTGATAGTTCAGGTAAAAAAAGGAACAGCTGACAGTTCGgcgtgaaactcgcgaaaaaataatagttcaggtgtgtttttacCATTAACTCTTCTTTTATCTCAACATTTCACATACATAATTATCAGAAAATTGAGTATATGAAGCTGCTAATATGTGCAAATAAACAGATACTAAAATACTACTAAAAATTCATCCTAAAAGATGCaaagaaaaataaattacaaAGAATGAAAGAATCAGAAGACTAATCTTATGGCTaatattattttactttttttttttttttaactaatagATACAAACTCAATTAAAAAGAATTGAcctgatccaaaaaaaaaaaaaattgtggcttGTGATGCTAACTATTGGATGGTAGAATTATCATGATTGTGGTATCCAAACAAAATGTATCGGAGGAACACATGACCGTAGATATGTCCGTCCTCGATTATTTAATTATATACTCAACGACTAAAATTTCTGGAGAGTTGTTCTTGGGAAAAAATTCATCTTCATAAatattatattgcttgatgtaAATATTAGTTACCTTGATTAATTTActtgaaacaattttttttttttcaatctaaGGGCATATTAGGCCTTTTTCCCAATATATATTGAAAAGGGCTACATGTTGTTGGATAGTAGGAAATTGAATTATATGTAGCAATAGTTATTACTATTTGCATCAGAATTAATAATCTTGAGATAAAAAAAATTTTTGGATCGGATCGGTTCTTTGTAATTGAGTTTGTATCTATtagattaaaaaagaaaaataatacaaAAATATTACCCATCAGAAGTTGAATTTTTCAGTAGGTGTGACTATTGTGTTAGTAAGCTAAAAGTTTTGTGACTTTTGTGCTAGAaacatagttaagtgactttggtgaaaaaaagtaataattatgtgacttttgtgttagaaaacaaAGTTAAGTGACTTTGATGAAAAAAATAATAGTTAAGTGACCATTTATGAAATTTACCCGGTCAACTATAGAGGGCAAAAAGAGAATAACATGTTTGAACTTTGACCCATTCATGCCTTGTCTTTAGTAAATTTTCTCATATTTCCTAGAAAATCTTAAATTTTAGGGAAAAGGTTCAAATTTGCTTTTGTACTATTCAAATTTCAATTTTGAGCTTCATGACACGTTTGATTTTGATCCATTTATATCCTTGTCTTTAGCAAAGATGTCTCATATTTTCCCTTAAAATTAAGGGAACTGCTCCAGCGTGAAATGAGTGGACTTCAAGTGTCCAAATTCTTTTGAttatagttttaaaaaaaaaatgccctCTTGGAGCTCAATTAGGGGAAATGAACTTTAATCTACCCATGAGGGTAATATTAGACCAAAAATTTAACTGGCATTAGCATGATTTATCTGATGAAGGCACTAGTTTAATTACTGGGTAACAGTTAAATTTATCTAGATTCTCACCACATAACGTAATTTATACCGGAAGAAACTAAAAAATTAGAGTTAATGGTAAAAACGCACATCTGAATtatcactttttcgcgagtttcacatcTCAGctatcagttgttcccttttcctatCCGAATTATCTGCATCtatatattaaaacacacctcCAAGCTGTTAGATCAACTATCAGTTGTCCCTTTTCTTACCTGAACTATTCAACTAGATGTATTTAATTACATAGATGGTGATAATTCAAGTGGAAAAGGGAACGGTGGTGATAGTTCAAGCGAGAAAAAGGAAAAGTTGATTGTTGAGGTATGAAACTCGTAAAAAAGCGAGTATGATTTTTACCATTATCTCAAGAAACTAGACTGTTTAAAAACAAAGTTGCAAAGCTCAGTAGATCCTTCTTTAATATCAACATTTAACATACATAATTATCAGAAAAATTGAATATATGAAGCTGCTAATATGTGAAAATAAGCAAATAGTAAAAGACTATAAAGTATTCGTAAAAGATGCTGAGAAACGAAAGTATAACTAACCAGTTGTTAGTATTATAGATAAGTTTCCACAAGCAACTTTGGAGAAAAAAAATGAAGCTCAGTATATGGTGAAGAAAGAAATTTAAAgattctattttgatataagaAGGTGAATTGGGGTTACTTTTAAATGTTTTTTCGTGGAAATGCAGAGAAAGACTTTGGTTCTTTCGAGGTCAACTgtaggggttgtttggtttggGAACTAAAAATTATCTCCATATTATATTTcgggttataatttttggactgATTTATTTCTTTGGGAAGTGGATGAAATAATTCTAAGGTATTTTATGGGATAAAGTAggatatacataattaaatttatattgtgtttGATTGATAGTGTAAATTTATCTTAATCAATCAATCACAGTATTTTAATCCTGACATATTCCACTTTATCTTCCGTACCACCcttaagggcaaaaagagaatcTCCTCCTAAGTTAGTGTAAAAACCCCAAAATAGTTTCTTAATCTTGGACCAAAACTCAAAATTTAGTGTAAAAACTCAAAATAGCTTCTTAATCTTGGACCAAAACTCAAAATCGTCCTTATTATTTAATATGGAGCACTATTAGTCCTATCCAATGAATTTCGTTACACACCCGGGAGGTTTTTGGTGGTCCGGTGGTTAATGAAATTGGTTAAGAACTATAAGGCTTCAGGAGCATTATTCTGTACTTGTGCTAGTGGAGGTAGTAGGTATCTCGTGAAATTAGTTGAGGGATATATAAGTTAGTCTACACACCACGATtataagttttttaaaaaaaaaaaaaaaaaaaacatgaacccAACTCCGTCCTAAATGATATGAGGATTTCACATATAGTTTTCGAATATGTAaactttaattttaaaatattaaattagtctaatttaatttaatttagttTGTAAAATTGgttaaattgattcttgaaaatgaaaagaTGACAAAAGTATTTTAGAACGAGTAGTACCTTGTTTACACactgatttttttaaaaaggtccCAAACATTTTATTTCTAGTAAAAGCCACCTTGTACTTGAAGGGATTAGGAACTGCTATTGTATATTGATTGCTACAACTTTAAAACTTTGGAGTCGGTGAGTTTATTTTGCACAATATAGTTTAATGTTAGAGGGAAACCCACTTTATCAACTTAATATATTGGATTTGGGAAATAATATCTCATTCACATCTAGAAATGAGTTGgattatttcatatatttttaaaatgtcAAAAATGACCCTCAGTAGTATTAATTGTGACATACTTTTCAGTAAAATATTTAAGTAATGATATTTTATAGTTAAATTTatatatcttttttcttttggtttttaaAACCCGGTAATTAGGCTTCatcatatatttattttatttcagAACTCAACTTTTAAAAGTGTTTTGATATATCTCGTTATTTATATTATTATCAGTCTTTAAATTTTACTACAACAACTAATTTTTTGTAAAGCATTTTTCTATTTTTCATGTTATTCTTACATATACTCAAAGTCtaattattttataaaaatattttattggtAATACCttgaataaaaaataataatctcTAATATAAATATAGTTAATAACTTATATGATAATTTTTGTACTCCCTccatttacttttacttgtccactatgaaTTTTGCACACCCCttgagaaataataaatgaagtgtatattTTACCATGATAGTCATACTATTTGGTGTAAAATTGTAttagatttgaaaaatgatttggaatgagtaattaatgctaaggacaaaacaggaaaaataaactatttttctcttgatatgcgaaattgaacaaataaaaatgaaaatctatttttaaaacAATGAACAAAGAAAAGTGAACGTAGGGAGTACATTTTTGTAAACTATTTTATTGGTAACACAAATAATTAGTACATTTTGCACTTGCATATGGATACGGTGCGTATAAAAAGAATTATGAAATTCATTAGTTGTTCAGTGCTGCAATAGTTTGCAATCACTACATTACTTATTTCCGTGGACCAATATGATACTCTTGAACAGCAATTGTTTCTCCTCCATACAAGCCTCAAAGCtctaggggtcgtttggtacacaAACTAAGTTATCCCGGTATTATAGTtctgaaattataatttttgaattAATTTATTCCACTTGAAAGATGAGATAAAATAATACtaagctacatgagataagatgGGTTATCCTAGACTAAGTTGGGATAAGttttataccttgtttggttgaaggtataaatttatcccgggataaatttataccttcaaccaaacaaggtataaattttatctcaaattttatccCGGAATATTCCAGCTTATCCCGTATATCAAACAACCCCTAAGAAAATTTTGGCTCTTAAAAATTCGTAAAATTCCCTCGAAAatgaatccgcgacttttgtagcacaaaaaaaaaagttgaaccaaactagcacaaaaaaaaaaaaacattagtaggtttcacgcactaaattagtgtgtgaaaggaccaaactgcaaaaatgcaacttgggcctttcacgcaccaatttggtgttacctttcaaaacatgttttttttttcatattttggacaaagattagtcatgtttcaaaatcccaaaatatcaatattttatataaaacttaatatctttttttgtgtACAATAATGtcagctcattacatcaagtccacctaaacgtttggatcgtcgttttaggggttctaaagtgccccgaagtaagttttgaaattgtcatatttatagggttttgatttaagtgttttattatatttgaatgtacaaatataaatatttgatttaataataattcatccaatacgagaggtttatgctaattaaaaaataattcattccatttaattacaatactaattcaaagcaatataataataaattacaataacaatacaatcttcaagttctagaggctctattacttcgagacgtgcttgtactaccacggccttattgcccacacgaacgcttgtcatggccatattgcttacatgtagagcacttgtGAGAGTAAGTtatttcactaacatccatttgattgggtttacgactccgtgagttaatgcccaatttcctgatgtaatctttgttagcaaccatcgaaaacagctcgtttggccaataagcttcattaccaagtgagtggaattggccggaatatgctctaaggtaattgtggaccttgtattcccccgccacataacttgttaccgtttttcttattctctcgaagcacttgacagcatgagaacacaacatgtggtacgtttgtcacttaccacaagtgcatgttcttgttgcctcataaacggtatgcacgtttccacccttaccgttgtaataacccgtcctaacttcatacacatgttgaattgggtcatactcggtcatttggtgatgctcacatttttttctataatgctccatatttttgaagggttttggcatccatgtcccgccgtcggctaatatcgctctggcctgccttgtcctaacaacaaatcgctccacaacctgcttaaaagtcattctcaccattgcggtgacaggtagtcctcgagcagatttcagcaagccattgaaagactctgagctgtttgttgtgagcatgccccatcttttgcctccatcagcatgaagcgtccatttttcaacttcgagtttcatcaaccaaacgtatgcgggttcactcactgccctgatcagatccatttttgcaacccattttcgttgttgatactccatcgcagccccccacatcaatttgtttagagtgccattgtgaaactttgattgcaaatttgccttcaagtgccttaaacaatagcgatggtaaacaaagggagactgccaccccggtaaatcatccatattgtgcaatatgcctttatgaccatcagacagcacgcatatgccggtacgatccttaataacatgagttttcaaatgggtcaaaaagatcccccatgtgtcgttgttctcgttagcggcaatcgcgaaagcaagaggaaatattgacccattggcatccattcctattgcaattaggagtttgatgtcgtaggcaccatatatatgcgtaccatctatggatatcactggtcggcagtgagcaaaaccatcaatgcatggtttgaatgtccaaaatacgaagttgaagattttaccctcgataagccgccactctacaacagtaccatgattaaaatgttgtagagctgtCATATACCTTGAcagcgattgaaaagaagtatgccaatttccaaagaccatctcaaaagcgcatctacgcccgagaaatcctttctgttgcttatagttttattATATACAgtttgaacgtttcgaatacaatctttgatggggaacctgcacaagtttaaacaaacaatatttagtaatgatctttcaattgatataagacatataatgtactaggtaggataagttaccttggcgtttcggcaatgtctttaagtaacacttgagcaatcatgtttgtatctaaattataatgatctgctcaATTTTCTttcatatcacaagtgtgtctttcgcggaattttgtgatagcccacat
Encoded here:
- the LOC132630207 gene encoding putative late blight resistance protein homolog R1B-14; translation: MADAVVEFLLLNLKQLLLYHVDLLSGVKDQVESLHRELSLMKAFLKDSREKRSEYEYVRELVSQITIVAYEAEDIIDTFVTNAAMQKARSTVRRVFHVLDHSSSLRNVAKEIESIKVKVKEIYDKKMFGIQNLHGGESSHRSPPQKRVPMVEEENVVGLDEEAKTIRSRLTKGSEELEIVSIVRMGGLGKTTLAKKVYTDPSVEYHFYNRAWIYVSQQYSRKEVFLGILDSLSLITDEMYKMNDEKLAVELFSHLRSKRYLVVIDDVWTIEAWDDLKMAFPKTASGSRILLTTRNTEVALHANPEGPPHHLRFLTEEESWELLTKKVFRKGNCPLELEEIGQQIAKKCYGLPLAIVVVSGLLLKKERTRDWWKKVANDVSSYVARDPKQCMDVLALSYKHLPDHLKVCFIYFGVFPEDFEIPVWKLLRLWTSEGFIQKMGQECLEDTAEEYLEDLVDRNLVLVAKKRANGRIKTCRIHDMLRDLSVKMGSEEKFLEVIKGSSQTHSSLSSISKYHRRLCVHSHFMDFITSRPSGPNVRSFLCFALEEMDVPREHSSFIHEAFRLVRVLDLKHINFPRFPNEIVQLVHLRYIALSGNFRVLPASISKLWNLETLIVGTTSRELDIQVDIWKMSQFKHLYTSGLSCLRGPPAKTRKDNEDPFVRRNIQTISTVLPDCCKENILARTPGLRKLGIRGKLATLVATNGDSSLFDNLARLDNLETLKLLNDTFPLSPSQCQIPNLPQSYKFPSNLKKLTLSDTFLDWSHISTLGMLPNLEVLKLKDFAFKGTQWEPLDGGFRLLRVLHIGRTNLEYWNAAGHHFPRLQQVILKHCSSLKEIPFGLVEVPSLQNMELYWPTPAAADSARTIQQEKLKGIIKDNVFKLVIYPPDI